From Rana temporaria chromosome 7, aRanTem1.1, whole genome shotgun sequence, the proteins below share one genomic window:
- the TM2D1 gene encoding TM2 domain-containing protein 1, translated as MAAPRGCQLMIAGFSVVLWWARLACGSAEDGSFKCEELRLGQYMCLDPKINPITQEPFKCANLTAFAPCYPAPNISCKDHEGNVTTFSGKEVGFFRPFPCRNVNGYSYKVAVALSLFLGWLGADRFYLGYPALGMLKFCTVGFCGIGSLIDFILIAMQIVGPSDGSSYIIDYYGARLTRLSINNETFREAQLYP; from the exons atggcggcgcccaGGGGTTGTCAGCTGATGATCGCCGGGTTCTCGGTGGTGTTGTGGTGGGCGCGCCTGGCCTGTGGGTCTGCCGAGGATGGAAGCTTCAAGTGTGAAGAGCTGCGGCTGGGACA ATATATGTGTCTGGACCCAAAAATAAACCCGATCACGCAGGAACCGTTCAAATGTGCCAACCTAACGGCTTTTG CTCCATGTTATCCGGCACCGAATATTTCCTGTAAAGATCACGAGGGGAATGTCACAACCTTCTCTGGTAAAGAAGTTGGCTTCTTCCGGCCGTTTCCCTGCCGCAACGT AAATGGTTATTCCTACAAAGTAGCAGTGGCCTTGTCCTTGTTTCTCGGATGGCTCGGAGCCGACAGATTCTACCTGGGTTACCCCGCTTTAG GAATGCTGAAGTTTTGCACAGTCGGGTTCTGCGGAATTGGCAGCCTAATTGACTTCATTCTCATCGCCATGCAG ATTGTTGGCCCGTCTGATGGATCGAGCTACATCATTGACTACTACGGAGCCAGGCTCACCCGATTAAGTATTAATAATGAAACATTCAGAGAGGCGCAGTTATATCCATGA